From Cryptosporangium aurantiacum:
CGGGCTGCGTGATCACCACACCCTCGGCCTCGAAGATCTTGCCGCCGCCGACCGGGATGTCGGAGGTCTGGGCGAGCGCGTCGGCCGCGGGAGCCGCGCCGTCGGTGGGGGCCGCGGCGCTGGGAGCAGCCGCGCTGGACGCGGGGGAGGCCGGGGCCGTATCGGTGGCAGCCTCGTCGCCGTAGGTGGAGCAGGCACTGGCGAGCACGGTCACGCCCACCGCGCCGGCGCCGGCCAGCACGCTCCGCCGGTTCAGCAGCCCGCGGGTGTAGCGGTTTTGCTCGGTCACCAGGTGGTCCATGCGTTCTCCTCGGGGAGCGTAGGCTGATCGTGTAGTAGTTCGTGTAGTAGTTGAGTGCTCAATCAATAGCACAGTCCAGAACCACGTGACCG
This genomic window contains:
- a CDS encoding Rieske (2Fe-2S) protein, giving the protein MDHLVTEQNRYTRGLLNRRSVLAGAGAVGVTVLASACSTYGDEAATDTAPASPASSAAAPSAAAPTDGAAPAADALAQTSDIPVGGGKIFEAEGVVITQPEAGTFKAFSNVCTHQGCKVNKVETTIDCPCHASKFSISDGSPTAGPAKKALPEKQLNVDGDAITLA